In Daphnia magna isolate NIES linkage group LG5, ASM2063170v1.1, whole genome shotgun sequence, a single genomic region encodes these proteins:
- the LOC116927541 gene encoding uncharacterized protein LOC116927541, with protein MVNPAPISGWTLEDCKARQKVVRSRITNCHSRINHIVRGHFSRRDAEKLLAEARVFLGELEEIHNRFILLIEDQDAISPQTALHLIYASVIDDSSALIENYLLLRQDDASSVVVESAEETARRQALATAEQRLRDARAELSATEQEVIDLGGEVTITDSSELNPSDSVSQIGRRTDPSPVASAVAPDAWIDLYVARREKPHVRGKGNKSFVTIQLEVYSGQALDWFAWISMWHALVHTTSKTASEKLAILKNYLKGDLADIVYGHGGGESGYKEALQRLKSSKKRPTIIQMFAERVRTHLFNLSTIGETGHTDIIERLTRKLPLTDRFAWNEGRGADLERRTINEFGRWLTARAVTYQNAYAIAEDQQLPGSGNQKNNHQPSHQSQPRPSQQQKRNVRAHHRASSTHNQKEPGSTEQKEKKNAELYCFKCEGPHRLEDCIFFKNLPISDRLTFVQRRGLCYGCFGLTYHRLLHKEKTPAEKTARTHTLRADRRQIAFKVIRVDALDVNGEAVPVNVLMDDGSDSTLIREGLARRLQLAGQQQTLVVNGVGEESSTHLTSEYLELRLKTSSEEIVSIQGSTIPSITKPVAVMEWEKLHGRWSHLADLPPLRTCGGRVDVLIGLDHAALITAIESRFGKDDEPTASKTRLGWTLQGAVEGSDGSSIARVHHVITDADINLQLVEQVRRFCDTESFGTEFKADCMSAANQKAVTKLESETEKLSVGYAAPVLWIDDDPPEIPDSRHTAEMRLKSLLNKFTRGPADYENFYRAAMEKNFTEGYARRLSSEEIQQKPSKYFLPHFGVPKMAGGPALQNPLPAVLIRFCEGAIAWSADIGAMFSRIRLKE; from the exons ATGGTCAACCCTGCCCCAATTTCTGGATGGACATTGGAGGATTGCAAAGCCAGACAGAAAGTCGTTCGCTCTCGCATTACAAACTGTCACAGTCGCATCAACCACATTGTACGTGGACACTTCTCTCGACGTGATGCTGAGAAACTTTTAGCAGAGGCCCGAGTCTTCTTGGGAGAGTTAGAAGAAATCCACAACCGTTTCATCTTGTTGATAGAAGATCAGGACGCTATCTCGCCACAGACTGCGTTGCACTTGATATATGCTTCAGTCATTGATGACTCCTCAGCATTGATCGAGAATTATCTACTTCTCCGACAGGATGATGCCTCATCAGTAGTGGTTGAGTCTGCGGAAGAGACGGCGAGACGACAGGCATTGGCAACAGCAGAGCAACGTCTACGAGATGCTCGAGCCGAGCTATCTGCCACTGAACAAGAGGTTATAGATCTTGGAGGTGAAGTTACCATCACGGATTCATCAGAGTTGAATCCATCGGACTCGGTGTCGCAAATTGGTCGACGAACTGATCCTTCGCCAGTTGCCTCTGCAGTAGCTCCTGATGCTTGGATCGATTTGTATGTGGCTCGAAGAGAGAAACCTCACGTTCGAGGAAAAGGAAACAAGTCATTCGTTACTATTCAGCTGGAGGTGTATTCAGGACAGGCGTTAGATTGGTTCGCCTGGATCAGCATGTGGCATGCTTTGGTACACACTACCAGCAAGACAGCAAGCGAGAAACTTGCCATTTTGAAGAACTACTTAAAGGGAGACTTGGCTGACATCGTGTACGGACATGGAGGTGGAGAATCTGGCTACAAGGAAGCGTTGCAACGACTTAAAA GCTCCAAGAAGCGACCCACAATCATTCAAATGTTTGCGGAACGTGTCCGGACTCATCTTTTTAATCTATCTACGATCGGAGAGACTGGACATACCGACATTATTGAGAGACTTACTCGAAAACTTCCACTGACGGATCGATTTGCGTGGAACGAGGGTCGGGGAGCTGATTTGGAGCGTAGAACGATCAACGAGTTTGGTCGATGGTTAACCGCAAGAGCCGTCACTTATCAAAATGCTTACGCGATTGCTGAGGATCAACAACTTCCAGGATCTGGTAACCAGAAGAACAATCATCAGCCTTCTCATCAGTCTCAACCGAGACCATCGCAGCAGCAGAAGAGGAATGTTCGGGCTCATCATAGAGCGTCTAGTACCCACAACCAAAAGGAGCCTGGCTCGACTgagcaaaaggaaaagaagaatgcTGAACTCTATTGCTTCAAGTGTGAAGGACCTCATCGCTTGGAAGATTGCATCTTCTTCAAGAATCTTCCTATTAGCGACCGACTGACATTCGTGCAACGTCGCGGTTTATGTTACGGATGCTTTGGT CTGACTTATCATCGACTCCTACATAAAGAAAAGACGCCTGCTGAGAAAACTGCCAGGACACACACGCTGAGAGCTGATCGCCGACAAATCGCATTCAAGGTGATCCGTGTTGACGCTCTCGATGTAAATGGGGAAGCAGTACCTGTCAACGTTCTGATGGATGACGGAAGTGATTCAACGCTCATTCGAGAGGGGCTGGCGCGGCGACTTCAGCTTGCTGGCCAGCAACAGACTTTAGTTGTGAATGGAGTCGGAGAAGAATCATCGACTCACTTGACTTCTGAATATCTCGAACTACGACTGAAGACTTCATCAGAAGAGATAGTGTCGATCCAGGGCTCCACTATACCATCGATTACCAAACCAGTCGCAGTGATGGAGTGGGAGAAGCTACACGGCCGATGGAGCCACCTGGCGGATCTGCCCCCTCTACGCACTTGTGGTGGCCGAGTTGACGTTTTGATTGGATTAGACCATGCGGCCCTTATTACAGCGATTGAATCCAGATTTGGCAAGGATGACGAGCCGACCGCCTCCAAGACTCGATTAGGATGGACTTTGCAGGGAGCCGTTGAGGGTAGCGACGGATCCAGTATCGCTCGAGTCCACCACGTCATCACGGACGCTGACATCAACTTACAACTGGTGGAGCaggtccggcgcttctgtgaCACGGAGTCTTTCGGAACCGAATTCAAGGCGGATTGTATGTCTGCTGCTAATCAAAAAGCAGTGACCAAATTGGAATCAGAAACAGAAAAGCTGAGTGTTGGATATGCGGCGCCGGTATTATGGATTGATGATGATCCTCCTGAGATTCCTGACAGCCGCCATACAGCAGAGATGCGGTTGAAGAGTCTACTGAACAAATTCACCAGAGGTCCGGCTGACTATGAGAACTTTTACCGGGCAGCCATGGAGAAGAATTTCACCGAAGGATACGCACGGCGTTTGTCATCCGAAGAGATCCAGCAGAAACCTAGCAAGTATTTCTTGCCCCATTTTGGAGTTCCAAAAATGGCCGG TGGTCCAGCCTTGCAGAATCCATTGCCTGCTGTCCTCATCCGCTTCTGTGAAGGAGCTATTGCCTGGTCAGCCGACATTGGTGCGATGTTCAGCCGGATTCGGCTGAAAGAGTAG
- the LOC123472630 gene encoding uncharacterized protein LOC123472630 translates to MEEAAEAVRRSIYVDDYLDSTRDPADAAKKAMTVRDVLANRDFHLGHWASNDSKLLEMVQPQAGSSDGSKNLAHHLGADDPEMVLGIIWRPSSDRLSFRVKITDIIYTRVGLLSKVAGLFDPLGTAVIEFPRCLFPEEDDIVRMELHTFTDASEEACAASCYTRIVYSDGRILIRHVKSATRLAPLKTVSVCKLELNAALMGSRLANFVQTALRRCDARYFWTDSSTVRNWVRAVSARYQVYVSHRIGEIQTLTEPHEWRFVPGKLNLADAATRSQLEETIIPDWWLDGPPFLYEEETNWPQDLPWMAAKEELRSTHVHFNLGAKKAEDSFDWGALTFSSHDLAAVIRLEGEYLDLLKTCQREMYSEEMERLTRKKAIRPTSSLISLTSFLDHERQSCALVGDGVEPSCHTMSFTLRYYLESIRLRVGSYKHSMNPCIIWGLTLCWHKYASIFGLFLDERR, encoded by the coding sequence ATGGAAGAGGCTGCTGAAGCTGTTCGCAGAAGTATTTACGTTGATGATTACCTCGACTCCACCAGAGATCCGGCGGATGCTGCGAAGAAGGCGATGACGGTGAGAGATGTGCTGGCCAACAGAGACTTTCATCTTGGCCACTGGGCCTCCAACGATTCGAAGTTACTAGAGATGGTGCAGCCTCAAGCCGGATCGAGCGATGGAAGTAAGAACCTGGCGCATCACCTCGGAGCAGACGACCCTGAGATGGTGCTGGGCATCATTTGGAGGCCTTCAAGTGATCGGCTGAGCTTTCGCGTCAAGATAACGGACATCATTTACACCAGAGTAGGACTACTATCCAAAGTAGCCGGCCTATTCGACCCTCTAGGCACAGCAGTGATTGAATTTCCTCGCTGTCTATTCCCGGAAGAAGACGACATTGTTCGGATGGAGCTGCATACGTTTACGGATGCGTCGGAGGAGGCTTGTGCTGCCTCATGCTACACCCGGATTGTTTATTCAGATGGTCGAATCTTGATTAGACATGTGAAGTCAGCTACTAGACTGGCTCCGTTGAAAACCGTTTCCGTCTGCAAGTTGGAGCTGAATGCGGCACTGATGGGATCCCGTTTAGCCAACTTCGTGCAAACTGCACTGAGGAGGTGTGATGCTCGCTACTTCTGGACAGACAGCAGCACAGTGCGGAATTGGGTCCGTGCTGTGTCTGCCCGTTATCAGGTGTACGTCAGCCACCGGATTGGAGAAATACAGACGTTGACGGAACCTCATGAGTGGCGTTTTGTTCCTGGAAAGCTGAATCTGGCGGATGCGGCTACAAGATCTCAACTTGAAGAAACGATTATTCCAGATTGGTGGCTGGACGGCCCACCTTTTCTATATGAAGAAGAGACTAACTGGCCACAGGATTTGCCCTGGATGGCCGCCAAAGAGGAGCTCCGCTCCACTCATGTTCATTTCAACCTTGGAGCGAAGAAAGCGGAGGATTCCTTCGACTGGGGAGCCCTCACGTTTTCATCCCATGATTTGGCTGCTGTCATCCGATTGGAGGGTGAATACTTGGATTTATTGAAGACATGCCAACGAGAGATGTATTCAGAGGAAATGGAGAGATTGACCAGAAAGAAGGCCATCCGGCCTACTTCCAGTTTGATATCGCTGACTTCATTTCTGGATCATGAGCGTCAGTCCTGCGCCTTGGTGGGCGATGGAGTCGAGCCAAGCTGCCATACGATGTCCTTCACCCTCCGATATTACCTGGAAAGCATCCGCTTGCGCGTCGGATCATACAAGCATTCCATGAATCCATGCATCATATGGGGACTGACTTTGTGCTGGCACAAGTACGCCAGCATTTTTGGATTATTTCTGGACGAGAGGCGGTGA
- the LOC123472631 gene encoding uncharacterized protein LOC123472631, with the protein MVNPAPISGWTLEDCKARQKVVRSRITNCHSRINHIVRGHFSRRDAEKLLAEARVFLGELEEIHNRFILLIEDQDAISPQTALHLIYASVIDDSSALIENYLLLRQDDASSVVVESAEETARRQALATAEQRLRDARAELSATEQEVIDLGGEVTITDSSELNPSDSVSQIGRRTDPSPVASAVAPDAWIDLYVAGREKPHVRGKGNKSFVTIQLEVYSGQALDWFAWISMWHALVHTTSKTASEKLAILKNYLKGDLADIVYGHGGGESGYKEALQRLKKTGHTDIIERLTRKLPLTDRFAWNEGRGADLERRTINEFGRWLTARAVTYQNAYAIAEDQQLPGSGNQKNNHQPSHQSQPRPSQQQKRNVRAHHRASSTHNQKEPGSTEQKEKKNAELYCFKCEGPHRLEDCIFFKNLPISDRLTFVQRRGLCYGCFGLTYHRLLHKEKTPAEKTARTHTLRADRRQIAFKVIRVDALDVNGEAVPVNVLMDDGSDSTLIREGLARRLQLAGQQQTLVVNGVGEESSTHLTSEYLELRLKTSSEEIVSIQGSTIPSITKPVAVMEWEKLHGRWSHLADLPPLRTCGGRVDVLIGLDHAALITAIESRFGKDDEPTASKTRLGWTLQGAVEGSDGSSIARVHHVITDADINLQLVEQVRRFCDTESFGTEFKADCMSAANQKAVTKLESETEKLSVGYAAPVLWIDDDPPEIPDSRHTAEMRLKSLLNKFTRGPADYENFYRAAMEKNFTEGYARRLSSEEIQQKPSKYFLPHFGVPKWPGDLSCGLSLMQPPSHMENA; encoded by the exons ATGGTCAACCCTGCCCCAATTTCTGGATGGACATTGGAGGATTGCAAAGCCAGACAGAAAGTCGTTCGCTCTCGCATTACAAACTGTCACAGTCGCATCAACCACATTGTACGTGGACACTTCTCTCGACGTGATGCTGAGAAACTTTTAGCAGAGGCCCGAGTCTTCTTGGGAGAGTTAGAAGAAATCCACAACCGTTTCATCTTGTTGATAGAAGATCAGGACGCTATCTCGCCACAGACTGCGTTGCACTTGATATATGCTTCAGTCATTGATGACTCCTCAGCATTGATCGAGAATTATCTACTTCTCCGACAGGATGATGCCTCATCAGTAGTGGTTGAGTCTGCGGAAGAGACGGCGAGACGACAGGCATTGGCAACAGCAGAGCAACGTCTACGAGATGCTCGAGCCGAGCTATCTGCCACTGAACAAGAGGTTATAGATCTTGGAGGTGAAGTTACCATCACGGATTCATCAGAGTTGAATCCATCGGACTCGGTGTCGCAAATTGGTCGACGAACTGATCCTTCGCCAGTTGCCTCTGCAGTAGCTCCTGATGCTTGGATCGATTTGTATGTGGCTGGAAGAGAGAAACCTCACGTTCGAGGAAAAGGAAACAAGTCATTCGTTACTATTCAGCTGGAGGTGTATTCAGGACAGGCGTTAGATTGGTTCGCCTGGATCAGCATGTGGCATGCTTTGGTACACACTACCAGCAAGACAGCAAGCGAGAAACTTGCCATTTTGAAGAACTACTTAAAGGGAGACTTGGCTGACATCGTGTACGGACATGGAGGTGGAGAATCTGGCTACAAGGAAGCGTTGCAACGACTTAAAA AGACTGGACATACCGACATTATTGAGAGACTTACTCGAAAACTTCCACTGACGGATCGATTTGCGTGGAACGAGGGTCGGGGAGCTGATTTGGAGCGTAGAACGATCAACGAGTTTGGTCGATGGTTAACCGCAAGAGCCGTCACTTATCAAAATGCTTACGCGATTGCTGAGGATCAACAACTTCCAGGATCTGGTAACCAGAAGAACAATCATCAGCCTTCTCATCAGTCTCAACCGAGACCATCGCAGCAGCAGAAGAGGAATGTTCGGGCTCATCATAGAGCGTCTAGTACCCACAACCAAAAGGAGCCTGGCTCGACTgagcaaaaggaaaagaagaatgcTGAACTCTATTGCTTCAAGTGTGAAGGACCTCATCGCTTGGAAGATTGCATCTTCTTCAAGAATCTTCCTATTAGCGACCGACTGACATTCGTGCAACGTCGCGGTTTATGTTACGGATGCTTTGGT CTGACTTATCATCGACTCCTACATAAAGAAAAGACGCCTGCTGAGAAAACTGCTAGGACACACACGCTGAGAGCTGATCGCCGACAAATCGCATTCAAGGTGATCCGTGTTGACGCTCTCGATGTAAATGGGGAAGCAGTACCTGTCAACGTTCTGATGGATGACGGAAGTGATTCAACGCTCATTCGAGAGGGGCTGGCGCGGCGACTTCAGCTTGCTGGCCAGCAACAGACTTTAGTTGTGAATGGAGTCGGAGAAGAATCATCGACTCACTTGACTTCTGAATATCTCGAACTACGACTGAAGACTTCATCAGAAGAGATAGTGTCGATCCAGGGCTCCACTATACCATCGATTACCAAACCAGTCGCAGTGATGGAGTGGGAGAAGCTACACGGCCGATGGAGCCACCTGGCGGATCTGCCCCCTCTACGCACTTGTGGTGGCCGAGTTGACGTTTTGATTGGATTAGACCATGCGGCCCTTATTACAGCGATTGAATCCAGATTTGGCAAGGATGACGAGCCGACCGCCTCCAAGACTCGATTAGGATGGACTTTGCAGGGAGCCGTTGAGGGTAGCGACGGATCCAGTATCGCTCGAGTCCACCACGTCATCACGGACGCTGACATCAACTTACAACTGGTGGAGCaggtccggcgcttctgtgaCACGGAGTCTTTCGGAACCGAATTCAAGGCGGATTGTATGTCTGCTGCTAATCAAAAAGCAGTGACCAAATTGGAATCAGAAACAGAAAAGCTGAGTGTTGGATATGCGGCGCCGGTATTATGGATTGATGATGATCCTCCTGAGATTCCTGACAGCCGCCATACAGCAGAGATGCGGTTGAAGAGTCTACTGAACAAATTCACCAGAGGTCCGGCTGACTATGAGAACTTTTACCGGGCAGCCATGGAGAAGAATTTCACCGAAGGATACGCACGGCGTTTGTCATCCGAAGAGATCCAGCAGAAACCTAGCAAGTATTTCTTGCCCCATTTTGGAGTTCCAAAATGGCCGGGTGACCTGAGTTGCGGCTTGTCTTTGATGCAGCCGCCAAGTCACATGGAAAATGCCTGA
- the LOC116927540 gene encoding LOW QUALITY PROTEIN: uncharacterized protein LOC116927540 (The sequence of the model RefSeq protein was modified relative to this genomic sequence to represent the inferred CDS: deleted 2 bases in 1 codon): MQRVLRSHCHHWLVGTTICEILGSKLPTNELILKHYLFLRDNSCGPATSTIRVLAKIIYDEIISRVWKRSRIPTKPEKACLDQLVKLVKTYETLKKIPNNRLNSLKSQQQIQKFFDTLKCLFDISHSNAYSLLELSANSRSVTRNPEWKVDWDFLLGQRKVPQEGCMDGVDKILAGKERERQEREELIEQRKSKELNRIAQTEAVESEMDSSIEEQQSDNLEDADSSFEHETAFENESEVLLPRDLITPTSSTALRIGLSTRQHTVMLASFVNTVTGKTKTPLSNVTLSVGSVERKRSREIERIARAVRENYKPPRYGTIHYLPLEWHKRMRVSKLTEWKLKDNVIAAVYDTTASNSGVNNGATVLLEKELGRPFLNFPCRRHIAECHIKRSQKKIGGSTTGPMYKLFSRFKEDYNSFQQLITEEFEVLEYDELGPFMTSQANEVKEWVENCLKNNTSLTSSAPANDLRFLCAMHQYALVDKEAANKAIHSINLHLDYLTQELVPFALFDPRLAEEEKNKLAHTLISIPRPPEFVVGKPKTPTINWRQDDQPILSDLLGERSWLMFHLLQLHNRQQWMLVSSNLWILFEDFRVAKEFVDSLITVNDCAERGLKLIGDYRDSCYDRKERESLAQLVEQHRSRFSISNVTKETMQKL; encoded by the exons ATGCAACGTGTTCTTCGCTCTCATTGTCATCATTGGCTTGTTGGAACAACAATTTGTGAAATTCTCGGCTCTAAACTACCAACTAATGAACTCATTTTAAAACATTATCTGTTTCTAAGGGACAATAGTTGTGGTCCAGCTACTTCTACTATTCGAGTCCTCGCTAAGATCATCTATGATGAAATTATCTCCCGTGTTTGGAAAAGATCTCGCATTCCGACTAAGCCTGAGAAGGCTTGCTTAGATCAGTTGGTAAAACTCGTTAAAACATATGAGACTTTGAAGAAAATTCCAAATAATAGATTGAATTCTCTAAAATCCCAACAGCAGATTCAAAAGTTTTTCGATACACTAAAATGTCTTTTTGACATCTCTCACTCTAATGCCTACAGTTTGTTGGAACTATCTGCTAACAGCCGGTCAGTCACTCGAAACCCAGAGTGGAAAGTTGATTGGGATTTTCTACTTGGGCAACGCAAGGTACCACAGGAAGGCTGTATGGATGGAGTTGACAAAATTTTAgctggaaaagaaagagaaagacagGAACGAGAAGAATTAATTGAACAAAGGAAAAGTAAAGAACTAAATCGAATTGCTCAGACAGAAGCAGTTGAAAGTGAAATGGACTCGTCAATTGAAGAACAGCAAAGCGACAACCTAGAGGATGCAGACTCTTCATTTGAACATGAAACTGCCTTTGAAAATGAGAGTGAAGTATTGTTACCAAGGGATTTAATCACTCCGACTTCAAGTACTGCTCTCAGGATTGGCCTGTCTACTCGACAACACACTGTCATGCTTGCTTCTTTCGTGAACACAGTAACTGGAAAAACCAAAACACCCCTTTCTAATGTGACGCTGTCTGTCGGAAGTGTGGAACGCAAAAGATCGAGAGAAATCGAAAGAATTGCAAGGGCTGTGAGGGAAAATTATAAACCTCCTCGATATGGTACTATTCACTAT CTTCCACTGGAGTGGCACAAAAGGATGCGTGTATCCAAGCTT ACTGAATGGAAACTTAAAGACAACGTTATTGCTGCCGTTTACGATACAACTGCAAGTAATTCAGGCGTAAATAATGGTGCAACTGTACTGTTAGAAAAGGAACTTGGACGTCCTTTTCTTAATTTCCCATGTCGTAGGCACATTGCAGAGTGCCACATAAAACGATCTCAGAAGAAAATTGGAGGCTCAACAACCGGACCAATGTACAAGCTTTTTTCAAGATTTAAAGAAGACTATAATAGTTTCCAACAGCTTATTACCGAAGAATTTGAGGTTTTAGAATACGATGAACTGGGTCCATTCATGACGTCTCAAGCGAATGAAGTTAAAGAGTGGGTTGAAAACTGCTTGAAAAACAAT ACTTCCTTAACCTCATCAGCGCCCGCAAATGACTTACGATTCCTTTGCGCAATGCACCAATATGCGTTAGTAGATAAAGAAGCTG CAAACAAAGCAATTCACTCGATCAACTTGCATTTAGATTACTTGACGCAAGAACTTGTGCCTTTTGCACTGTTTGATCCAAGACTTGCAgaggaagagaaaaacaaattggcTCATACTCTCATATCAATTCCTAGACCACCTGAATTCGTAGTAGGAAAACCAAAGACACCAACAATTAACTGGCGTCAAGATGACCAACCCATACTCTCAGATCTTCTAGGAGAGAG GTCATGGCTTATGTTTCATTTGTTACAACTGCACAATCGCCAACAGTGGATGCTGGTGTCGAGTAATTTATGGATCCTCTTTGAAGACTTTCGCGTGGCCAAAGAATTTGTTGACTCTCTTATAACAGTTAACGATTGCGCAGAGAGGGGGCTTAAGCTAATTGGTGACTATCGAGACAGCTGTTAtgatagaaaagaaagagagtcCCTTGCTCAGTTAGTAGAACAACACCGTTCTCGTTTCAGTATCTCTAATGTGACCAAAGAAACCATGCAAAAGTTGTAA